Proteins found in one Paenibacillus dendritiformis genomic segment:
- a CDS encoding flavocytochrome c: MKKKAAAMLILVLSFMLVIAGCGSGGNQNQNESQGNEKPAESQETEAVSGASQTNYTPIDQLKDKYDIIIVGAGGAGMSAALEAKEKGMNPVIFEKMPIAGGNTMKSSSGMNASQTKFQKEQGIEDNNDLFYEETLKGGHGTNDKEMLRFFVDNSASAIEWLDSIGIRLNNITITGGMNEKRTHRPEDGSAVGQYLVNGLVKNVQEKEIPLFVNANVTEITEKDGKVNGVKVLFNNNDEKTIAADAVVVTTGGYGANMDMIGEVRSDLKGLVTTNQEGSTGDGIKMIEKLGGVTVDMDQIQVHPTVQQDNSYLIGEAVRGEGAILVSSEGKRFTNELDTRDNVTAAINKLPEKSAYLVFDSGVKSRAKAIEQYEKMGFVIKGDSIEALAQEIGVPADELAATLDTWNSAVKNKEDAEFGRTTAMDNDLSGAPYYAIKIAPGIHYTMGGVKINTNTEVLNKDGQPIPGLFAAGELTGGLHGQNRIGGNSVAEIIIFGRQAGIKSAEFVQAQ; encoded by the coding sequence ATGAAGAAGAAAGCAGCAGCAATGTTGATTCTCGTTCTCTCTTTCATGCTCGTGATCGCGGGATGCGGCAGCGGCGGGAACCAGAATCAAAACGAGAGCCAGGGCAATGAAAAACCGGCGGAGTCCCAAGAAACGGAAGCCGTGTCGGGTGCTTCTCAAACCAACTATACACCTATCGATCAATTAAAAGATAAATATGATATCATCATTGTCGGTGCAGGCGGTGCCGGAATGTCTGCCGCGCTTGAAGCCAAAGAAAAAGGCATGAACCCGGTTATTTTCGAAAAAATGCCGATTGCCGGCGGCAATACGATGAAATCATCCTCCGGTATGAATGCTTCCCAGACCAAGTTCCAAAAAGAGCAAGGCATTGAGGACAACAATGACCTCTTTTACGAAGAGACGTTAAAAGGCGGTCATGGCACGAACGACAAAGAGATGCTTCGCTTCTTCGTTGACAATTCCGCAAGTGCCATCGAATGGCTTGATTCGATCGGAATTCGTTTGAACAATATCACGATTACGGGCGGTATGAACGAGAAGCGCACACACCGTCCTGAAGACGGCTCCGCGGTGGGTCAATATCTCGTCAACGGCTTGGTGAAAAATGTTCAAGAGAAAGAAATTCCTCTTTTCGTAAATGCGAATGTAACGGAAATTACGGAGAAGGACGGCAAAGTAAACGGCGTGAAGGTCCTTTTCAACAATAACGATGAGAAAACAATTGCCGCGGATGCTGTCGTGGTGACAACCGGCGGTTATGGCGCTAACATGGATATGATTGGCGAGGTTCGCTCCGATCTGAAAGGTCTTGTGACAACCAACCAAGAAGGCAGCACCGGTGACGGCATTAAGATGATTGAAAAACTCGGCGGTGTCACGGTAGATATGGATCAAATCCAGGTTCACCCTACGGTACAGCAGGACAATTCGTATCTGATCGGGGAAGCGGTCCGCGGTGAAGGCGCGATCCTTGTGTCTAGCGAGGGCAAACGGTTCACCAACGAGCTGGATACTCGTGACAATGTCACGGCGGCAATCAATAAGCTGCCTGAAAAATCGGCTTATCTTGTATTTGATTCCGGCGTAAAATCCCGCGCGAAAGCGATTGAGCAGTATGAAAAAATGGGCTTTGTCATTAAGGGCGATTCGATCGAGGCTTTAGCCCAAGAAATTGGCGTTCCGGCAGATGAGCTAGCAGCCACGCTGGATACATGGAACAGCGCCGTGAAGAATAAAGAGGATGCCGAATTCGGCAGAACAACGGCGATGGACAACGACTTGTCCGGCGCGCCATACTATGCAATCAAAATCGCCCCTGGGATTCATTACACCATGGGTGGCGTGAAAATCAATACAAACACCGAAGTGTTGAATAAAGACGGCCAACCTATTCCTGGCTTGTTCGCAGCAGGCGAGCTTACAGGCGGCTTGCACGGTCAAAACCGTATCGGCGGCAACTCCGTTGCCGAGATCATCATCTTCGGCCGCCAAGCCGGCATTAAATCGGCTGAATTCGTACAAGCACAATAA
- a CDS encoding nucleoside hydrolase, translated as MKKNIYFNHDGGVDDLISLFLLLHMDNVELTGVSVIPADCYLEPAMFASRKIIDRFGNGGLDVAASNSRGKNPFPKDWRMHAFYVDALPLLNESGKVVTPVADKPAHLHIIDTLRATEGKTTLLFTGPLTDLARALDIDPTIEEKVERLVWMGGTFREAGNVHEPEHDGTAEWNVFWDPDAAARVWDSGIEIDLVALESTNQVPLTLDVRERWAAERKHIGVDFLGQCYAMVPPLVHFSTNSTYYLWDVLTTAFVGKSDLVKVQTINSIVITEGASQGRTVETADGRPVHVVYDVNRDAFFDYITELAKKATERDL; from the coding sequence ATGAAGAAGAACATTTATTTTAACCATGATGGCGGCGTTGATGATTTAATTTCGTTATTTTTGTTACTGCATATGGACAATGTGGAGCTGACGGGCGTGTCGGTCATTCCGGCGGATTGTTACTTGGAACCGGCTATGTTTGCCAGCCGTAAAATCATCGATCGTTTCGGCAACGGCGGGTTGGATGTAGCCGCGTCGAATTCCCGCGGGAAGAATCCGTTCCCGAAGGACTGGCGCATGCATGCGTTCTATGTTGACGCCCTGCCGCTTCTCAACGAATCCGGTAAAGTGGTGACTCCCGTAGCGGACAAGCCGGCACATCTTCATATTATAGACACGCTGCGCGCAACGGAAGGCAAGACGACCCTGCTGTTTACGGGCCCACTTACCGACCTTGCCCGCGCATTAGATATCGATCCGACGATCGAGGAAAAGGTAGAACGCCTCGTATGGATGGGCGGAACCTTCCGTGAAGCAGGCAATGTGCATGAGCCTGAGCATGACGGAACGGCAGAATGGAACGTATTCTGGGATCCGGATGCGGCTGCTCGCGTATGGGACAGCGGGATCGAGATTGATCTGGTGGCACTGGAAAGCACGAATCAAGTGCCGCTTACGCTCGATGTTCGTGAGCGCTGGGCTGCGGAACGCAAGCATATCGGCGTTGATTTCCTGGGCCAATGCTACGCGATGGTGCCGCCTCTTGTTCACTTCTCGACGAACTCGACATACTATCTGTGGGATGTATTAACGACTGCGTTCGTTGGCAAGAGCGATCTGGTGAAGGTGCAGACGATTAACAGCATCGTGATTACGGAGGGCGCAAGCCAAGGCCGTACCGTAGAAACGGCGGACGGACGCCCGGTCCATGTCGTCTATGACGTGAATCGTGACGCATTCTTTGATTACATTACCGAATTGGCGAAAAAAGCAACGGAGAGGGATTTGTAA
- a CDS encoding DEAD/DEAH box helicase — MMNSSQVDDVVENFRMANHISDNAMFEYTQLCSKLLRHSETEYLGRKIIINVLDNWKKISPQFHEIWTDLIESAGFYPYLEKNKEQFPLSSTASLIRKKLHVSSNLQGKILHEEQYLLKKLLQNEKNLIVSAPTSFGKSLLIEEVVASLKYNNIVVIQPTLALLDETRKKLNKYKDNYKIIVRTTQEPSRNKRNLFLLTAERVMEYKGLPKIDFFIIDEFYKLSAKRDDERSDVLNNAANLLLNKHGSKFYLLGPNINKISDGFAKEYNAEFYSTNYSLVDNISIDVYLEHQGLFGSRGAKREYKEKVLFELLDDLKFEQSLIYCSSPHRARQLAKKYLDYLVTKTQHKLQEQFELIAWVKENISDKWSLISCLEYGIAFHDGALQKHISSTLVDYFNNNKISYLFCTSTIIEGVNTSAKNVIYFDESIGKNKEIDFFDYSNIKGRSGRMMIHYVGKIYNFNKPPKKQDIVIDIPFYEQNPISDEVLIQLDDSDVKDKNSEQYKRLKSIPFEERELFKKTGEIVVGQQKIVEILKRDIREQYSNIGWSRYPNYEQLQYVLTLGWNNLIRENENVKPMTLKKLVKVTNDYSRLQNIMILVENNMKFYKTQKSYEKYDEDELFDFAIREAFQTLRHWFQYKVPKWLNVVNELQKYVCTQYNMRAGDYSFYASQIENDFIRENLAILVEYGVPNSAVKKLESMIPSNIGEDEVLNTIRRNKYYELSSLIDYEKGKIMELF; from the coding sequence GAGTACCTTGGCCGTAAAATTATTATTAATGTTCTTGATAATTGGAAAAAAATAAGCCCGCAATTTCATGAAATATGGACTGATTTAATAGAATCGGCAGGCTTCTATCCATACCTTGAGAAAAATAAAGAACAATTTCCTTTAAGTAGCACTGCTTCACTAATTAGAAAAAAACTACATGTATCCTCTAATTTACAAGGTAAAATCCTTCATGAGGAGCAGTATCTTCTAAAAAAACTTCTTCAAAACGAAAAGAATTTAATTGTAAGTGCCCCAACAAGTTTCGGTAAAAGCCTACTAATTGAGGAAGTCGTTGCAAGTTTAAAGTACAATAATATTGTTGTGATTCAGCCTACTCTAGCTCTATTGGATGAGACTCGAAAGAAACTAAATAAGTATAAAGACAATTACAAAATTATAGTACGAACAACTCAAGAGCCTTCAAGAAACAAGAGAAATTTATTTTTGCTAACGGCTGAAAGGGTTATGGAGTATAAGGGCCTACCCAAAATAGATTTTTTTATTATTGATGAGTTTTATAAATTAAGTGCAAAGAGGGACGATGAGAGGTCTGATGTTCTAAATAATGCTGCTAATTTGCTTTTGAATAAACATGGAAGCAAGTTTTATTTGCTGGGTCCAAACATTAATAAAATCTCGGATGGATTTGCAAAGGAGTATAATGCAGAATTTTACTCTACTAATTATTCTTTAGTAGATAATATTTCAATAGATGTATATTTGGAGCATCAAGGTTTATTTGGAAGTAGAGGGGCAAAAAGAGAATATAAGGAGAAGGTACTATTCGAATTGCTCGATGATTTGAAGTTTGAACAATCATTAATATATTGTTCATCACCACATCGTGCCAGACAACTTGCAAAAAAATATTTAGATTATTTAGTTACTAAAACTCAGCATAAATTGCAAGAACAGTTTGAATTAATTGCATGGGTTAAAGAAAATATTAGTGATAAGTGGAGTCTTATTTCATGTCTAGAATATGGTATTGCTTTTCACGATGGTGCACTTCAAAAACATATATCCTCAACACTCGTTGATTATTTCAATAACAATAAAATATCATACTTGTTTTGCACATCAACCATAATTGAGGGTGTAAATACAAGTGCAAAGAACGTAATTTATTTTGATGAGTCTATCGGGAAAAATAAAGAAATAGATTTTTTTGACTACAGCAACATAAAGGGTCGCTCGGGAAGAATGATGATTCATTATGTCGGTAAGATTTACAATTTTAATAAACCTCCTAAAAAGCAAGATATTGTTATAGATATTCCGTTTTATGAACAAAACCCTATTTCAGATGAAGTATTAATACAACTAGATGACTCGGATGTTAAAGATAAAAATAGCGAACAATACAAAAGATTGAAGAGTATTCCTTTTGAAGAAAGAGAGTTGTTTAAGAAAACTGGTGAAATAGTTGTTGGGCAGCAAAAAATAGTAGAAATTCTAAAAAGAGATATTAGAGAGCAATATAGTAATATTGGGTGGAGCAGATATCCAAATTATGAGCAGTTGCAATATGTCTTAACTCTAGGTTGGAACAATTTGATAAGAGAAAATGAAAATGTAAAGCCGATGACCTTAAAAAAACTTGTTAAGGTAACAAATGATTATAGTAGACTTCAAAATATTATGATATTGGTTGAGAATAATATGAAGTTCTACAAGACACAGAAGAGTTATGAAAAGTATGATGAGGATGAACTGTTTGACTTCGCTATCAGAGAAGCATTTCAGACATTAAGACATTGGTTTCAATATAAAGTACCAAAATGGTTGAATGTTGTAAATGAATTGCAAAAATATGTGTGCACACAATATAATATGAGGGCAGGGGATTATTCATTCTATGCCAGTCAAATCGAAAATGATTTTATCAGAGAGAACCTTGCTATATTAGTGGAGTATGGGGTTCCTAATTCAGCAGTAAAAAAATTAGAATCAATGATTCCATCAAATATTGGTGAGGATGAAGTATTAAATACTATCAGACGTAATAAGTATTATGAATTAAGTTCATTGATTGACTATGAAAAAGGTAAAATTATGGAATTATTCTAG
- a CDS encoding restriction endonuclease codes for MTIPDFQSIMLPFLMRVSDEQEHRHRDTKESLAKHFRLTDEELDEKLPSGRQTIFDNRVGWARTYLMKAGLLEYPRRGYCKITTKGRDVLKSNPSIINISFLRQFPEFLEFHTAKNNDDQKSDEQPLHSEQRTPGENLEYSYLVLRKELAFELLQRLKAGSPQFFEKAVVELLVKMGYGGSISDAGKAVGKSGDGGIDGIIKEDRLGLDMIYIQAKRWEGVVGRPEIQKFVGALQGQKARKGVFITTSSFTKEALEYVTFIDNKVVLVDGEQLAQLMIDYDLGVSTVAVYEEKRIDLDFFSED; via the coding sequence ATGACAATTCCTGATTTCCAATCTATCATGCTGCCATTCTTGATGCGGGTAAGTGATGAACAAGAACATAGGCACCGCGATACTAAAGAAAGCCTCGCCAAACATTTCAGGTTAACTGATGAAGAACTGGATGAAAAATTGCCAAGTGGTCGGCAGACCATATTTGATAATCGAGTAGGTTGGGCACGAACTTATTTAATGAAAGCAGGGCTGCTTGAGTACCCACGACGGGGCTATTGTAAAATTACGACAAAGGGCAGAGATGTCTTAAAGTCAAATCCCAGCATTATCAATATCTCCTTTCTTCGTCAGTTCCCTGAATTTCTGGAGTTTCATACTGCCAAGAATAATGATGATCAAAAATCAGATGAACAGCCGTTGCATTCGGAACAACGTACTCCTGGTGAGAATCTTGAGTATAGCTATTTAGTTCTTCGCAAAGAGCTTGCCTTTGAGCTTTTACAGCGGTTAAAAGCGGGTAGTCCACAGTTTTTTGAGAAGGCGGTTGTGGAACTTCTAGTTAAGATGGGATATGGAGGATCAATCTCAGACGCTGGGAAGGCCGTAGGGAAAAGTGGGGATGGCGGCATAGATGGGATTATTAAAGAAGACCGGCTGGGGTTGGATATGATATACATACAGGCAAAACGCTGGGAAGGTGTGGTAGGCCGCCCTGAGATTCAGAAGTTCGTGGGCGCATTACAGGGACAAAAAGCCCGAAAAGGGGTCTTCATTACAACATCCAGCTTTACAAAAGAAGCACTAGAATACGTCACTTTTATTGATAATAAAGTAGTGTTGGTTGATGGTGAGCAGCTTGCCCAGTTGATGATTGATTACGATCTTGGGGTTTCCACCGTTGCGGTATATGAAGAAAAGAGGATAGATCTCGACTTTTTCTCGGAAGACTAA
- a CDS encoding restriction endonuclease — MAKTYYAEGRQLAYLLRGLFIIGGLAIYFSIPGLHWGFFFGILIGSIVVAEICGAFWTRKRRNKKQKSKPTNKKTAQTTSRRITKGCRDDEVILTSRLDDLSGAEFERLLALYFRDQGYAVKEVGVGGNDGGVDLVIIDGRGEKTAVQAKCYAEHNLVPVMTVRELVAAKRNHDCILSLLITTSDLTSPAKKEAEQFKIDYWHGALVEQKLRSWGKWQPSKKRRPVEKSNAAANSEIAKARKEVAASHTVTCKCGAPMTRRRNKQGVEFLGCSNFPRCRNTKSI, encoded by the coding sequence ATGGCTAAAACTTACTATGCAGAAGGAAGACAGCTTGCTTATTTATTGAGGGGCTTATTCATTATTGGTGGACTTGCTATTTATTTCAGCATTCCAGGATTGCACTGGGGGTTCTTTTTCGGCATTCTTATTGGTTCGATCGTAGTAGCAGAGATCTGTGGGGCCTTCTGGACACGGAAGAGACGTAACAAGAAGCAGAAAAGCAAACCAACGAATAAGAAAACCGCTCAGACAACCTCAAGGCGAATAACTAAGGGTTGTAGAGACGATGAGGTCATCTTAACCAGCCGATTAGACGATTTATCTGGAGCAGAATTCGAGCGGTTACTTGCTCTTTACTTCAGAGATCAGGGATATGCGGTGAAAGAAGTAGGTGTTGGCGGCAATGATGGCGGAGTGGATCTTGTGATTATCGATGGCCGCGGCGAGAAGACCGCCGTACAGGCCAAGTGTTACGCTGAACATAATCTCGTTCCTGTTATGACTGTCCGTGAACTGGTTGCGGCAAAACGAAATCATGACTGTATTCTGTCGTTACTTATCACGACATCAGATCTTACTTCCCCTGCAAAAAAGGAAGCAGAGCAGTTCAAAATTGACTACTGGCATGGAGCACTTGTTGAGCAGAAGCTGAGGTCATGGGGGAAGTGGCAACCGAGTAAGAAGCGTCGTCCTGTTGAAAAGAGCAACGCGGCAGCAAACTCGGAGATCGCAAAGGCAAGGAAGGAAGTTGCAGCATCACATACAGTGACATGCAAGTGTGGTGCTCCCATGACACGAAGAAGGAACAAGCAAGGAGTTGAATTTTTGGGGTGCAGCAACTTCCCAAGATGCCGAAATACGAAATCCATATAA
- a CDS encoding beta-ketoacyl synthase N-terminal-like domain-containing protein yields MDKEQKSLYTNAEMASLAIRDALERNGNVAERGIGFLATGTTRGDVLLPGFASMVHAETGLPAMEIASHSGLCASGTHALKNAYVHIKSGEHNAAIACASEFLSREFKHTKFEAQSIYSNGRVPFDTDFLRFMISDGAGAACKGTVPAY; encoded by the coding sequence ATGGATAAAGAACAAAAGAGTTTATACACGAACGCAGAGATGGCTTCCCTAGCTATTCGCGATGCATTAGAACGAAATGGGAATGTAGCAGAGCGTGGTATCGGGTTCCTTGCGACAGGTACGACAAGAGGTGACGTACTTCTGCCTGGCTTTGCCAGTATGGTGCATGCAGAGACCGGGTTGCCCGCTATGGAAATTGCATCGCATTCCGGGTTATGTGCTAGTGGAACGCATGCGCTTAAAAATGCTTATGTACATATAAAATCTGGTGAGCATAATGCGGCGATCGCTTGTGCCAGTGAGTTTCTGAGCCGTGAATTTAAACATACAAAATTTGAAGCGCAGAGTATTTATAGCAATGGACGAGTACCGTTCGACACGGATTTCTTGCGATTTATGATTTCAGATGGAGCGGGTGCAGCTTGCAAAGGGACAGTCCCTGCATATTGA
- a CDS encoding NupC/NupG family nucleoside CNT transporter — protein MQYIWGLLGILGIFLIAFAFSKNRKAINPRTVIGAFAIQFIFALIVLKWEFGKKMLNYLAAAVQSIIDSTNAGIQFLFGGILGAEKAGFTFALQVLPIIIFFCSLIAVLYYLGIMQWATKIIGGFLAKVLKTSETESMSAAANIFLGPTEAPLVVKPYIEKMTKSELFAIMVGGLACVSGSVLGGYAMLGVPIEYLLAAAFMGAPGGLLLAKIIMPETDHQLRAERVEMVKDTESRNVIDAAARGASDGLKIAAGVGAMLLAFISLIFLVNMIIGWVGGVFGIEALTLEQILGYLFAPIAFLIGVPWSEALQAGSFIGQKFVLNEFVAYTSFAPEIAHLSPKSVVIISFALCGFANLAAIALLIGGLGGIAPSRRQDLAEMGFRAVIAATLANLMSAAIAGMLV, from the coding sequence ATGCAATACATTTGGGGACTTCTAGGAATCTTGGGCATTTTTTTGATAGCATTTGCGTTTTCGAAAAATCGCAAAGCGATTAATCCGAGAACGGTGATTGGCGCGTTTGCGATTCAATTCATTTTTGCATTGATCGTGTTGAAGTGGGAATTCGGCAAGAAGATGCTGAACTACTTGGCTGCGGCCGTGCAGAGCATCATCGATTCCACGAATGCGGGCATTCAGTTCTTGTTCGGCGGGATACTGGGTGCGGAAAAGGCGGGCTTTACATTCGCCTTGCAGGTATTGCCGATTATCATCTTCTTCTGTTCCTTGATCGCGGTTCTGTACTATCTCGGCATTATGCAGTGGGCTACGAAAATTATTGGCGGATTTCTGGCGAAGGTGCTTAAAACGAGTGAAACGGAATCGATGTCAGCGGCTGCGAATATTTTCCTGGGTCCGACCGAAGCGCCGCTTGTAGTTAAGCCTTATATTGAGAAAATGACCAAGTCGGAGCTGTTCGCGATTATGGTTGGCGGACTGGCGTGTGTCTCCGGTTCCGTCCTAGGCGGATACGCGATGCTTGGCGTTCCGATTGAATATTTGCTTGCAGCGGCATTCATGGGAGCGCCGGGCGGCTTGCTGCTGGCCAAAATTATTATGCCTGAAACCGATCATCAGCTCAGAGCGGAACGCGTCGAGATGGTGAAGGATACAGAGTCCCGAAATGTCATCGATGCCGCGGCTCGCGGAGCCTCGGACGGGCTCAAGATCGCTGCCGGCGTAGGCGCCATGCTGCTGGCGTTTATATCGCTCATTTTCTTGGTGAACATGATCATTGGCTGGGTTGGCGGCGTGTTCGGAATCGAGGCCTTGACGTTGGAGCAAATTCTAGGCTACCTGTTCGCGCCGATTGCCTTCCTGATCGGTGTTCCATGGAGTGAAGCGCTGCAGGCAGGTTCCTTCATCGGTCAAAAGTTCGTCCTGAACGAATTCGTAGCGTACACTTCGTTTGCGCCTGAGATTGCTCATTTGTCTCCAAAAAGTGTTGTCATCATCAGCTTCGCGCTGTGCGGCTTTGCCAATCTGGCGGCGATCGCACTCCTCATTGGAGGCTTGGGCGGGATTGCACCTTCTCGAAGACAAGATCTGGCCGAGATGGGCTTCCGTGCGGTCATTGCCGCAACCTTGGCTAACCTGATGAGCGCGGCGATTGCCGGGATGCTCGTGTAG
- a CDS encoding nucleoside hydrolase, with protein MSEKKRVIIDTDTAGDDTIAILTALHYFQVEGIMITGGNVQFDQQVENALYTVQVAGKSGQVPVYKGHEGPIMGIGQKEHRTVEDVHGKDGMGDSFFEKAIQSPEKGHAVDFLIEAVHNNPGEIHLIAIAPLTNIAMAIKKDPTIVPKIPHLYIMGGTNNALGNITPSAEYNFYVDPEAAKIVLHSGIPITMVGWEMCTQYSIMDDNDHEEIEALGTKGAKFFKDVNKVVMRFNKTVHRLNGTTHPDTLLAAVAADEKMMTKSNLYHVDVETVGELTRGYSLVDINNRLERTRNVRVCESIDRDAFKDMLLDVLKSIN; from the coding sequence ATGTCCGAGAAAAAGCGAGTCATTATTGATACCGACACAGCCGGCGACGATACGATTGCCATTTTAACCGCGCTTCACTATTTTCAAGTTGAAGGCATTATGATTACCGGCGGTAACGTCCAGTTCGATCAGCAGGTGGAAAACGCGCTCTACACCGTGCAAGTCGCGGGAAAAAGCGGACAAGTCCCTGTCTACAAAGGGCATGAAGGCCCGATCATGGGGATCGGCCAGAAGGAGCATCGTACGGTCGAGGACGTGCATGGCAAGGATGGAATGGGGGATTCGTTTTTCGAAAAAGCGATTCAATCTCCCGAAAAAGGCCATGCTGTCGACTTCCTTATCGAAGCGGTTCATAACAATCCAGGAGAGATCCATCTTATTGCGATTGCGCCGTTAACGAATATTGCGATGGCGATCAAGAAGGATCCAACCATTGTGCCGAAGATTCCGCATCTCTACATTATGGGCGGAACGAACAATGCGCTCGGAAATATTACGCCGAGTGCGGAGTATAATTTCTACGTTGATCCGGAAGCCGCCAAAATCGTGCTTCATTCGGGGATTCCGATCACGATGGTCGGTTGGGAAATGTGCACGCAATATTCCATCATGGACGATAACGACCATGAAGAGATTGAAGCGCTCGGAACGAAGGGCGCGAAGTTTTTCAAGGACGTCAACAAGGTCGTCATGAGATTCAATAAAACGGTTCACAGACTCAACGGTACGACGCATCCGGATACGCTCCTAGCAGCCGTAGCGGCGGACGAGAAGATGATGACGAAGTCCAATCTGTATCATGTGGATGTCGAAACGGTCGGTGAGCTGACAAGAGGCTACAGCCTTGTCGATATTAACAATCGTCTGGAACGCACGCGCAATGTCCGCGTCTGTGAATCGATTGATCGAGATGCTTTTAAAGACATGCTGTTGGACGTATTGAAGTCCATTAACTAA
- a CDS encoding DUF4062 domain-containing protein — protein MEKKLQVFVSSTYLDLIEERQKAVEGILRAGHIPAGMELFTAASKSQWNVIEEWIKESDILMLILGGKYGSIESESGKSYTHLEYEFALKHNIPVFAVVLSEQYLLNKKSKNINLAVFEREVADPQIEKYKDFKKLVHTNSIRNVNDINEITGEVAFSLQRFTNKDGTEYNFKGWIRGTEINQKTVVHNPQNNKLFRLDETLLDEVISSIELESFIDTIEYIATYCSYESETRQKIDEFVYTYSQPSKRFFNEEVQTLFRKLLKSLDDYTNHLAWNFFPRNERQYLYPDLNIDLTWVDEKGRELYAKHLSKLSQISRQTIDEIRNFVHDSRVTFYK, from the coding sequence TTGGAAAAGAAATTACAGGTTTTCGTATCCTCAACATATCTTGATTTAATAGAAGAAAGACAAAAAGCAGTAGAAGGAATTTTAAGGGCAGGTCATATACCTGCAGGAATGGAGTTATTTACTGCAGCAAGTAAGAGCCAATGGAATGTAATAGAAGAATGGATTAAAGAGTCGGATATCCTTATGTTAATTTTAGGTGGGAAGTATGGTTCCATTGAGTCAGAGAGTGGCAAGAGTTACACACATTTAGAATATGAGTTTGCTTTAAAGCATAATATACCTGTATTCGCAGTTGTTCTGAGTGAGCAGTATTTATTGAATAAGAAGAGCAAGAATATTAATTTAGCTGTTTTTGAACGAGAGGTGGCAGACCCTCAAATTGAAAAATACAAGGATTTTAAAAAACTAGTACATACTAATTCAATTAGAAATGTTAATGATATTAATGAGATTACAGGTGAAGTTGCATTTTCTTTACAAAGATTTACTAATAAGGATGGAACCGAATATAATTTTAAAGGATGGATTAGAGGAACTGAAATTAATCAGAAGACTGTAGTTCACAATCCTCAAAATAACAAACTATTTCGATTGGATGAAACATTGCTAGATGAAGTCATTAGTTCAATTGAACTGGAGTCTTTTATAGATACTATTGAGTACATCGCCACTTATTGTTCTTATGAGTCTGAAACTAGGCAGAAAATAGATGAGTTTGTTTACACTTATTCACAACCATCTAAGAGGTTTTTTAATGAGGAAGTACAAACGTTATTTAGGAAATTATTAAAGTCTCTTGATGATTACACAAATCATTTAGCGTGGAATTTTTTTCCTAGGAACGAAAGACAATACTTATATCCTGACTTAAATATTGACTTAACATGGGTAGATGAGAAGGGAAGAGAACTATACGCTAAGCATTTAAGTAAGTTATCGCAAATCTCAAGGCAAACTATTGATGAAATCAGAAATTTTGTACATGACTCAAGGGTTACATTTTATAAGTAA
- a CDS encoding 3-oxoacyl-[acyl-carrier-protein] synthase III C-terminal domain-containing protein encodes MELVEEGWFDPEAIDWMVCHYSSHFFREEIFRLLKLGGVTIPEEKWFTNLYTKGNTGSASIYIMLEDLLNAGQHLSEGEQLLCIVPESGRFQTSFMLLTVVGSSFGK; translated from the coding sequence GTGGAGCTTGTGGAGGAGGGCTGGTTTGACCCTGAGGCAATTGATTGGATGGTCTGTCATTATTCATCGCATTTTTTCAGGGAAGAAATATTCCGATTATTGAAACTTGGTGGAGTGACGATCCCGGAAGAGAAATGGTTTACGAATTTATACACGAAGGGTAATACGGGTTCCGCTTCGATTTATATTATGCTGGAGGATCTGCTGAATGCAGGACAACATCTCTCCGAGGGTGAACAATTGTTGTGCATCGTTCCCGAAAGTGGCAGATTCCAAACGTCTTTTATGCTGTTGACTGTAGTGGGATCTTCATTTGGAAAATGA